A window from Synechococcus sp. RSCCF101 encodes these proteins:
- a CDS encoding class I SAM-dependent DNA methyltransferase, translated as MASELQQNLSSFIWSVADLLRGDYKQSDYGKVILPFTVLRRLDCVLEPTKAAVLDEKKLREGQGLDPKPFLLRKAGLNFCNTSPLDVKRLMGDQDNIGENLRSYIQGFTTEVRDIFESFEFHIQIDRLEKANLLYLITEKFANIDLHPDKISNAEMGLVFEELIRKFAELSNETAGEHFTPREVIRLMVNLIFIEDDEALTQPGVVRTLYDPAAGTGGMLSVADEHLTRHNPSSRLVLSGQELNPESYAICKADMLIKGQNIKNICFGNTLSDDQLPEEKFDYMLSNPPFGVEWKKIQKEIKAEHEAMGFAGRFGPGLPRVSDGSLLFLLHLISKMRPASEGGSRFGIVLNGSPLFTGGAGSGESEIRRYVLENDLLEAIIALPTDMFYNTPISTYIWILTNRKSQPRKGKVQLIDASSYWQKMRKTLGSKRKEMSSEHIEEITQLFGSFESVEKDGKPVSKILRNEEFGYQTITVERPLRDENGEVVLGQRGKSKGKPQADSSLRDTEDVPLSEEIEHYFAQEVLPHVCDAWIDDSKTKTGYEISFNRHFYVYQPPRSLQEIDSDLSHLSGSIMEMIRGLSS; from the coding sequence CGACTACGGGAAAGTCATCCTGCCCTTCACTGTGCTCCGTCGTCTGGACTGTGTCCTGGAGCCGACTAAGGCTGCTGTTCTTGACGAGAAGAAGCTACGAGAAGGGCAGGGACTCGATCCGAAACCCTTTCTTCTGCGTAAAGCAGGACTGAACTTCTGCAATACGTCACCACTAGACGTGAAGCGTCTGATGGGGGACCAAGACAATATCGGGGAGAACCTTCGCTCCTACATCCAGGGCTTTACCACAGAAGTCAGAGACATCTTCGAGAGCTTTGAGTTCCACATTCAAATCGACAGGCTTGAGAAAGCCAATCTGCTGTATCTCATCACTGAGAAGTTCGCCAACATCGACCTTCATCCTGACAAGATCAGCAATGCTGAGATGGGGCTGGTCTTTGAGGAGCTAATACGGAAGTTCGCGGAGCTCTCTAATGAGACAGCAGGAGAACACTTTACTCCTCGTGAGGTGATCAGGTTGATGGTCAACCTCATCTTCATTGAGGACGACGAGGCCCTTACTCAGCCAGGGGTCGTACGGACTCTCTATGACCCAGCAGCTGGGACAGGAGGGATGCTTAGTGTTGCAGATGAGCATCTGACCAGGCACAACCCCTCATCTCGTCTGGTGCTGAGCGGTCAAGAGCTGAACCCTGAGTCTTACGCCATCTGTAAGGCGGACATGCTGATCAAGGGGCAGAACATCAAGAACATCTGCTTCGGAAACACCCTCTCGGACGACCAGCTACCGGAAGAGAAGTTCGACTATATGCTCTCCAATCCACCTTTCGGAGTGGAATGGAAGAAGATCCAAAAGGAGATCAAGGCAGAGCACGAGGCGATGGGCTTCGCAGGGCGCTTTGGACCGGGTCTGCCAAGAGTCAGTGACGGGTCTCTACTGTTCCTCCTCCATTTGATCTCGAAGATGAGGCCTGCGAGTGAGGGAGGCAGTCGCTTCGGGATCGTTCTTAATGGTTCACCGCTCTTCACTGGAGGAGCAGGCTCAGGAGAGAGCGAGATTCGACGGTATGTTCTGGAGAACGATCTGCTTGAGGCGATCATTGCCTTGCCAACTGATATGTTCTACAACACACCTATAAGCACTTACATCTGGATTCTGACGAATAGGAAGTCACAGCCTCGTAAGGGTAAGGTGCAGCTTATCGATGCCAGCAGCTACTGGCAGAAGATGCGAAAGACCTTAGGAAGCAAGAGGAAGGAGATGAGCAGTGAGCACATCGAGGAGATCACTCAGCTCTTTGGCTCATTCGAATCTGTAGAGAAGGACGGAAAGCCAGTCAGCAAGATCCTCAGGAATGAAGAGTTCGGATACCAGACCATTACCGTCGAGCGTCCACTGCGGGATGAAAACGGGGAGGTAGTGCTAGGACAGAGAGGCAAGTCGAAAGGGAAACCACAGGCTGACAGCAGCTTGCGAGATACAGAGGACGTACCCCTTTCAGAAGAGATTGAGCACTATTTTGCTCAAGAAGTCCTGCCGCACGTCTGTGATGCCTGGATCGACGATAGTAAAACAAAGACTGGATATGAGATTTCGTTCAATCGGCACTTCTACGTATATCAGCCTCCACGGTCGCTGCAAGAGATTGACTCTGATTTGAGTCACTTAAGTGGAAGCATTATGGAGATGATTAGAGGGCTGTCCTCATGA
- a CDS encoding restriction endonuclease subunit S produces the protein MRYERYGKYKPQPGVWFDELPDHWSCYRTKVSVASCLNGAWGIEQQGDSGDLPCIRVADFDRENLCAAIPENPTVRNYTERDIEKRLLSRNDLLLEKSGGGDQQPVGAVVLYNDDHPAICSNFIARMRLKNEMNASFWRYVHYGCYCSGVSTRSIKQTSGIQNLDQHQYLNELSPFPPIDEQEAIAAFLDRETAKIDALITEQQRLIELLQEKRQAVISHAVTKGLNPYAPMRDSGVEWLGEVPEGWRVMGLTKCIGPVVDYRGKTPAKGESGMRLVTAKNIKNGKIDYDASEEYVDPSEAEALLQRGRPQQGDLLFTMEAPLGQVAIVDREDIALAQRVVKFRGIPCTVRTHYLKWWLMGTHCQAQLQSMSTGSTALGLKASRLSAIKCLIPPLTEQESIQDYLASTERELDNASSIAGSLIGLLQERRSALISAAVTGQIDVRGLVTDEVAT, from the coding sequence ATGAGGTATGAGCGATACGGTAAGTATAAGCCACAGCCTGGGGTCTGGTTTGACGAACTTCCTGATCATTGGTCTTGCTACAGGACTAAGGTCTCAGTTGCAAGCTGTCTGAATGGTGCGTGGGGGATAGAACAGCAGGGAGACAGTGGCGACTTGCCATGTATACGTGTAGCTGATTTTGATCGTGAAAATCTTTGTGCGGCGATTCCTGAGAATCCCACAGTCCGGAACTATACAGAAAGAGATATCGAGAAGCGTCTTCTAAGCCGAAACGACCTGCTCCTAGAGAAATCGGGTGGAGGCGACCAACAACCTGTTGGTGCAGTTGTGTTGTATAACGATGATCATCCCGCCATTTGCTCGAACTTTATTGCGAGAATGCGCCTGAAGAACGAAATGAATGCCAGTTTCTGGAGATATGTACATTACGGTTGTTATTGCTCAGGGGTAAGCACACGTTCTATTAAGCAGACGTCTGGGATTCAGAATCTCGACCAGCATCAATACCTTAATGAACTCTCGCCGTTCCCTCCCATTGACGAGCAGGAAGCCATCGCCGCCTTCCTCGACCGGGAAACCGCCAAGATCGACGCCCTCATCACAGAACAACAGCGCCTAATCGAGCTACTCCAAGAGAAGCGTCAGGCTGTGATCTCTCATGCGGTTACAAAGGGGCTGAATCCTTATGCACCGATGAGGGATTCAGGGGTGGAGTGGTTAGGAGAGGTGCCGGAGGGGTGGCGAGTTATGGGCCTCACAAAATGCATTGGCCCGGTAGTCGACTACCGAGGCAAGACACCCGCTAAAGGAGAGTCGGGCATGCGACTTGTAACAGCGAAGAACATTAAGAATGGAAAGATTGACTACGACGCATCAGAGGAATATGTTGACCCATCAGAAGCAGAGGCGTTACTCCAAAGGGGCAGGCCCCAACAGGGAGATCTTCTCTTCACAATGGAGGCACCACTTGGGCAGGTTGCGATTGTTGACAGGGAAGACATAGCTCTCGCTCAGAGAGTAGTCAAGTTTAGGGGCATTCCCTGCACAGTTAGAACCCACTATCTGAAGTGGTGGCTTATGGGCACGCACTGTCAGGCACAACTCCAATCAATGAGTACTGGCTCGACAGCGCTTGGATTAAAGGCAAGTAGACTCTCCGCAATCAAATGCCTAATACCACCACTGACTGAGCAGGAGTCCATTCAGGACTACTTAGCGTCTACTGAGAGAGAGCTCGACAATGCCTCATCTATCGCAGGCTCACTGATAGGTCTTCTCCAGGAGCGCCGCTCAGCCCTCATCTCTGCCGCTGTAACCGGCCAGATCGACGTACGAGGGCTTGTAACCGATGAGGTAGCGACATGA
- a CDS encoding DUF4268 domain-containing protein, giving the protein MSLPIGKLVRVPLREVWKHEAYDFTQWLQENIEILNETLDLELVSAEREQAAGSFSIDLVAEDEGGMPYVIENQLEKSDHDHLGKLITYLTARAAKGAVWITPYPRAEHIAAMGWLNESANADFYLVKIEAVRIDDSPAAPLLTLIVGPSEEAKESGKAKQELTERHKIRKQWWTTLLSLPTAKSYANATANTSPWLGLSSGVSGCRYWYGVTKSTSSAELYIDKGKGHDETNRLFFDHLVASRTEIDASIGYSVLWQPLDGRRACRVRIEIQGGYASPQEEWTPIQEKIVDAMNKLQHALSQPLKSFSVAKS; this is encoded by the coding sequence ATGAGCCTCCCTATCGGCAAGCTAGTTCGTGTGCCTCTCAGAGAGGTCTGGAAGCATGAGGCTTATGACTTCACCCAGTGGCTCCAGGAGAATATCGAGATACTCAATGAGACACTTGATCTAGAGCTGGTCTCTGCAGAACGTGAGCAAGCAGCCGGTTCCTTCAGTATCGATCTTGTCGCAGAAGATGAAGGTGGTATGCCTTATGTGATCGAGAACCAACTAGAGAAGAGTGATCACGATCATCTAGGTAAGCTCATTACCTACCTAACTGCTCGTGCTGCCAAAGGGGCTGTCTGGATTACTCCGTATCCAAGAGCTGAGCACATTGCGGCTATGGGATGGCTTAACGAGTCAGCTAATGCCGACTTCTACCTGGTCAAGATCGAAGCTGTACGTATTGATGATTCTCCAGCAGCTCCTCTGCTCACATTGATCGTTGGACCATCAGAGGAAGCGAAGGAGTCTGGGAAAGCTAAGCAAGAACTTACTGAGCGCCATAAGATCAGAAAGCAGTGGTGGACCACCCTGCTCTCATTGCCAACTGCCAAATCCTATGCCAACGCTACTGCTAACACTTCCCCTTGGCTTGGCTTGTCTTCGGGAGTATCTGGATGCCGATACTGGTATGGCGTAACGAAGTCAACTTCTTCTGCTGAACTCTATATCGACAAGGGCAAGGGGCACGACGAGACGAATCGTCTATTCTTTGATCATCTAGTCGCTTCACGGACTGAGATCGATGCTTCTATTGGGTATTCCGTCCTCTGGCAACCCCTGGATGGGCGGCGTGCTTGTCGAGTCCGCATTGAGATTCAAGGTGGATATGCTTCCCCACAAGAAGAGTGGACACCAATCCAAGAGAAGATTGTCGACGCCATGAACAAGCTTCAGCACGCCTTGAGCCAGCCCCTCAAGTCTTTCAGCGTTGCAAAGTCATGA